A genome region from Triticum aestivum cultivar Chinese Spring chromosome 2B, IWGSC CS RefSeq v2.1, whole genome shotgun sequence includes the following:
- the LOC123043839 gene encoding uncharacterized protein: protein MALSLRAAASLASPPSGPRPGRRAASVVRATASPAALGNRNRRREQNVSGEFFVDHRCIDCATCRWMAPEVFKRVDGMSAVAAQPSSEEERTKALQALLSCPTASIHTDKPAKDILQVQNTFPLPIDDDLPGVYLCGYHSESSYGATSYLIVHPEGNIMVDSPRYTPKLVDKIEKLGGARYMFLTHIDDVADHRKWAERLKCERIIHSGDVVDITADVEWKLTGSGPWNIGNDFELIHTPGHTEGSVCLLYKPLKALFTGDHVAKSEYSDELNLFRMYSKQSVNLQLDSMRKLLDLDFEWYLPGHGYRIRYEDVQAKNAAIESLLANYKN, encoded by the exons ATGGCGCTCAGCCTCCGGGCCGCCGCGTCCCTCGCCTCTCCGCCGTCGGGCCCACGCCCCGGCCGACGCGCCGCCTCGGTGGTCCGCGCCACGGCGTCCCCCGCGGCGCTCGGCAACCGGAACCGGCGGCGAGAGCAGAACGTCTCCGGCGAGTTCTTCGTCG ATCACCGGTGCATCGACTGCGCCACCTGCCGGTGGATGGCGCCGGAGGTGTTCAAGAGGGTGGACGGCATGTCCGCCGTGGCGGCGCAGCCCAGCTCTGAGGAGGAGAGGACCAAGGCACTGCAG GCTTTGCTCTCTTGCCCAACAGCCTCGATCCACACCGACAAGCCCGCGAAGGACATTCTCCAAGTGCAGAACACGTTCCCGCTCCCCATCGACGACGATCTTCCT GGTGTTTACCTTTGCGGTTACCATTCCGAGTCCTCATATGGAGCAACATCTTATCTCATAGTTCACCCAGAAGGAAACATAATGGTTGACAG TCCAAGGTATACGCCGAAACTGGTGGACAAGATTGAGAAGCTCGGTGGAGCGCGCTACATGTTTTTGACCCACAT TGATGATGTAGCGGATCATCGGAAGTGGGCCGAGCGGTTGAAATGCGAGAGAATCATCCATTCAGGAGAT GTAGTGGACATTACTGCTGATGTCGAGTGGAAACTTACTGGAAGTGGTCCCTGGAACATTGGAAATGATTTTGAACTTATCCATACCCCAGGCCATACTGAA GGCTCGGTCTGCTTGTTGTACAAACCACTAAAGGCGCTGTTCACTGGCGACCATGTCGCAAAATCAGAATATTCAGACGAACTGAATCTCTTTCGGATGTACAGCAAGCAATCAG TGAATTTGCAACTGGATAGTATGAGAAAGTTACTGGACCTAGATTTTGAGTGGTATTTACCTG GGCATGGCTATCGAATCCGATATGAAGATGTACAGGCCAAAAATGCAGCTATTGAGTCTCTCCTAGCTAACTACAAAAACTAA